Genomic segment of Pongo pygmaeus isolate AG05252 chromosome 1, NHGRI_mPonPyg2-v2.0_pri, whole genome shotgun sequence:
TACTGCTAGCTCAAGGGCAGTGCTCACAGAATTGTAGAAAAGTGGACCAAGAGTTCTGATGTGCTAGAAACTGTCTGTCTCTGGACTTTTTGTTATGTGAGATAATATATTTCCTTAATGTTTAAGCCAATTTGAATCATGATTTCCTGTTATTTCCAACTGAAGTCATCCTAActgataaaagaaagaaaacccaaaacCTAGGAATGAGAGGAGGGatgtaaacacaaacacacaacttATTAccaaaaaatagggaaaaagtgCGATGTACCACTGCATACCTATAAAATGGATGATTCCTAGGAAAGCAAAAGTTTTCAAAATTGACTCCCGAGAGAGAGAAAATCGTAACCAGAccaaaaatgacagaaaacaaagTTTGTTAAAGATCTATCACAAAAAATGTACCAAGCTCATATGATATTACAGGAAAATTCTATAAGTCTGAATGAATGAAGAGTTGTAACTTGGGAAGCCTCAATATGACACAGATGTCAAACCTTACCCAAATAATATCTATAAATGCAATGCAATTCTACCAATATCATAATAGTGTTATGGAATTCTTAAGTACATCTGGAAGAGAAGCAGCACAGTAGTAGCCAAGAAAACCTTGAAACAAAAGAATGAGAGATAACTTGACCTTCTATATATCGAAGTACACTATAAAGTTGCAATAACTAAAAATGTGGTATTGAtgcagaaatagacaaatagaacaaTGTAATAGAAGAGAGGCTAAAAATAGACCTATAAGTGGGAATTTAGGTGATAAATTAGGATTTCAAATTATTCAActgttcaacaaatggtattggaACAACTGACTTTCATGTGGAAAAATTATATTAGGTTCTCACCTTACACCAAGTCCAAAAATAAGTTCCAAATATAGTAAAGATCTATTTAAAGCATTTAAGAGTTTTGGATAAATAtaatatgatttcattcattaactcattcaataaatagtgaTTGCATTGTTCTAGTCTCTGGAATACACCAGTGAATAATACAAACACCCTGCCCAGAGTGAGCTTACATTTTAGAACTTGTAAGTAAATATTTAAGCAAAAAAATGCATGATTACATACAGTGATAGATACCATGAAGGAAATAAGAGCAGAGGAATAGCAGTAGGGGACGTGCAGTCAGGGATGTCCCTGCTGAAGAAGATATTTGAAAGAACTCATCAAACTCTACCGAGCATGCTCAAACAAAGCGCTTATTTAAAAGtatagcaagagaaagaaagtctAGGCAATTACCGGGAGTCCAAGAGATTCCATGTGCAAGCTCCCTAGCATCCTTATAGTTACTGTACCTTATTTGCGCTTTTTGTCTGGATTAAACCACCAAGATCCATGCAAGGAATCTTGGCTATGGGAGAGCTCAAAGCAGAAGTTCTTAGAGGTATTTTTATGCCCCCTCTGGCTATGTAATCAACCCAACTATCTAAATGGCTTATTGAAAAACTATCAGTAAAGAAACTGACCCTGGGGATCAGGAGTCAAGTTTCCGACTTTAGATAGCGtgtcagggccaggcacagtggctcacacctgtaatcccaccactttgggaggctaagtggggaggattgcctgaggctcacagtttgagatcagcctagacaacatagcaaaatcccgtctctataaacttttttttttttttgagaccgagtctcactctgttccccaggctggagtgcaatggcatgatctcggctcactgcaaccttcgcctcccaggttcaagcaattctcatgcctcagcttcccaagtaactgagactaaacagtcatgagccaccacacccggctaatttttgtattttcagtagagatggagtttcaccatgttggccaggctggtctcgaactcctgacctcaagtgatccacccacctttgcctcccaaagtactgggattacaggcatgagccaccgcgcccagccaaaaagttccttctttttttttttttttttttctgtttttgagacggagtctcgctctgtcgcccaggctggggtgtagtgacgcgatcttggctcactgcaagctctgcctcccgggttcacgccattctcctgcgtcagcctcccgagtagctgggatacaggcacccgccaccaagcccagatgattttttttttttttttggattttttttagtagagacggggtttcaccgtgttagccaggatggtctcgatctcctgacatcgtgatccgcctgcctcggcctcccaaagtgctgggattacaggcgtaagccaccatgcccggccaaaaaattcttaaaaattagccaggtgtggtagtcccagctactaggaaggctgaggtgggaagatcacttgagcccaggagtttgaggctgcaatgaactgtgatcctaccactgcactccagcctgggctacaaccctatctcttaaaaaaaaaaaaaaaagaaaagggaagaggataGAGGGAACTGATGACAAAATGGAACGTCTACTTTTTACTCCTTATCTTTCTGCATTATTTGGGCTTACATGCTTACAATGACCATACATTTTTGCCTGAGTGTATTTATtaacatgtaaaaatatatgatatgatccaattttttttttttttttgagacggagtttcactctttttgcccaggctgaagtgcaatggtgcgatctcggctcgttgcaacctctgctttccgggttcaagcgattctcctgtctcagcctctcaagtagctgggatccaatttttaaaacacaaatgcaCACTGCCACAGACAGGAATGTGGATTGATATCCTTAAATGTTAGCATTAATTATTCCTGGTTTATGGATTTATGGGcgatctaatttttttgttttccctatctgtatcttaattttataaaaagaacacATTATTAGTGTagtgaaataatttacatataaataaaaggaaataagttaCTACTGTGCAATTTATAAATAAAGGGACATACATTGTATctacaaaaatgggcaaagaataaaTACACAGGAAACTCACAAAAGAGGAAATATAAAAGGCTAATCATAAATTCTCTAAATTCTAAAGCATATAGTTTGGCACAAAGTAAGCCCTTAATAATGcagtaattttaattattatccCTTATTACTAAAACAATAAGTGTGTATGAAATCTGATTGTGGGACCATAAAAAGTGAGTACTTTTTATCCTACCATAAAAAGTGCAACAAATGTTGCACAATGTTACTGCGTTAGAGTCCCAGGAAAATGAAGCCTCTCCAAGGGCACTCACCAAACCCTCAAGGAGACTGCCAGTCATGTTTCTAATCTGCCTGGGATGACTTCTCTGAGAAGGTCACATCCTTCTGGTAACTACATTGGGAGAATAGCAGAGCAGGACATGTCAGCAATCTCCACTCAGGGCTCATCTGAAGTTTGACTTCCTGTGAACTTGTGTTGCAAAACAGTGTTTTATTTGCCataggaggaaagagaagaagacaTGGAAACAAGAATACAAGGTCATTGGCAGAAGAGTACAGTCATGCGTTGTTGAAATATGGGGgtacattttgagaaatgcagGCAattttgttgtgtgaacatcatagcaGGTACTTATACAAACCTAAATGGTGtggcctactacacacctaggctgtagcGTATAGCCTATTgcccctaggctacaaacctgtacagcatgctactgtactgaatactttaggcaattgtaacacaacgATAAGTACTcatatatctaaacataggaaTAGGAAAGGTACAAtagaaatatggtattataattttatgggaccaccatcatatatgcagtctgCTGTTGAActaaacatcattatgtggtgcatgactgtattcaGTTTTAAGAAAAGGGGCACTCACTCTACATTCTAAATCCCCATCTCTCCTCTCCCCCCCACGTCCTATCCATTCCTGCCTTCCTAAGAGTCTCATCACTGAAGAGAAACAGACCCCAGGCAGTTCAATCTACACTCCAACCAATACAGCCTTGAAAAGGTAAACGGAATGttgtttttataatgttttattataaaagtaatatatgatctttatagaaaaataaagaaaataaaaatcatcaataaTTTTATCACCCAGAAACAATCACTTTTAATGTGCTGGTAGAGGTTAgtctattttaacatttctgaaatcaTATAGATTTACATGATTGTTCTCATGTAACCTGTAACATAAGCATTTCCCAAGTTGCTATGATCTATTAATAACAGTGGTTTGATTAATTGGATTGGCTGTGTGGATGTGGAACGGAAGAGTCTTGATGTCAAGAAGAGCTGAAGCACGGAAGGTGCAGTCGGTCATTTGGGAccatattgtctgtggctttcAGGACAGGGAGCTTCAGGACTCAGGTAGATGACTCTGGAAGAAACCTTCTCTTTTGGAACTGCAGCATCTCCCTGTCCTCCCCAAGGGGAATTTAGGCCAGGAAATACCAGATCTTCCCTCTCTGATTTTCTTCTCAAATCCCAATGCAAGACAATGGAGACTAAATACGGTTCTGGTCATCAGGCTCTTCCAGAGCATCCGGGTGCATGAGAAGTGAATAGGTGATTGTGTTCTCAGCCTAGAGAAGGCAGAAACCAGCAGTGAGGATCCACAGAGAGGGCCTAGGAAAGAAGGCAACAGAAAAGGCaacaggggagaagggagggggagaTGGCTGGGATCACTCACCCCAACTTTGTCAGCCTCGTCAGGATTAGTGGGATTGGCTgtgggaaaaagaagaaatatcagcCAGAGCACTGCTGGTGACGAGGGCCTGCCTGTGCTGATGCTGAGGCTGCAAAACCAACGCTCAAACTAGAGCCAAAGCAAGCACTGCTGACCCTGTCTTGGGCCTCTAGGCCAAGCACTGGGTAAATATGACCTCATTGATCCATGCACAGGGTAGCCCAGCCACAGCCTTCCCCACAGGCCAAGGTGAAAAAGTGGAGCAGTCACTTGAGCTACATTCTTTTCAAGGAATTGCTGAGCTTTCCTAGAAGCAAACCAGGGAGGCTTGGGATCTGAGATATTGGGgaagaggtgggggaggggggtgttCAGCATCAGAGTGAAGTAAAGTCCAGATTTTTGCTGGCCACAGACTTCTGGGAGAGAAGGCTGAGGGCCATTTCCACATTGTCTAAATGTAGTGCATCTTTGTTGGAACTTTGAAAAATATGGTACTCCATGGCATTAAAAGggaagagagagtgagtgagaaagggaggaagggagggagggaaggagaaaggaaggatggaCTTTGTCTGGTTAGTGTCTGAAACACACTGAATTCCCTCATATTTTGCCATGAACTGACTTAGCCAGTGTGAAAAGCAGCCCCAGTATCTGCAAAGTGGCATTTCTCAGGAAGTCAGGAGACATCTGAGACAATGCATCTAGTCTCTTCTCTCACCCCCTGAACACAGAGAGCCTTTATTGCCATGATGTAAATTCTGCAGTAAGCCACATTCTGAATTCCCATTCTAATACATTCCCCAGGAATCCCAGCAACCCAGCTCTGCCTTTTgggaaaggattttttaaaaaccatttatgCAGCCCCAATGCCTGGCTGCAAAAGTGCCTTGTGAAATGTGCTTATGCCAGTGTAGACAGAACCACACAACAAGACGGATAATCCAGTTGCTTGGACTTTGTTTTTTCCAGATCTGCTTTGGCCCTGGTGTGAACACAGGCCCCTATTccccactgggcctggccagcgGACACGTGACCTTGCTGCAAGCACAGCTGAACAAGTGATATTTTGCTCAAGCTCTTAAATCTGTTGGCTCTGCTCTGAATCATACTCCAGCCTTCTGAGTTGGGGTCTTTGACAGCCTCTTTTTTCTGCCTGTTCTTACTGTCATGGAAACCCCCGGAGAAAGCCCTGGTTTCCTTTGTGCTCTGACTTTAACTACAGTCTGGAAGTTGCCTGGCATCCTCCTGGAAGTTCCTTTACACACTCCCACCTGGGCCAGGGCTTGGGTGACCCTTGGCTCTCGGAATGTCAAATCTAGAAGGCCTGAGAGGTCACCCCGGCCACCCACTCATTTCCTCAGTGAGGAGACTGAACCCCATCAGGGAGACTGACTTGCTCAAGGCTCCACTGTGTGATGGGGGCAGAACCAGGCTAAAATTCAGTCAACCTTGAGTGCGTGGGCATCAGAACTGAGCTTTGCCCACAGAGTAGAGCCCACTAGTGCCCCTAGTCCCCCAGAATTTTCTCAAGCCCAAACCTCCTCTTAGTGTTCCACAGACAGCTGAGCCTGGCCACTCCACCCCATCCCTCCACAGAGGCAGATTCCTCAGCAAATCGAGGGGTTTCCaggcctcctcctccttttcccttaGACTCCTGCCTCCCGTATCTGATTGGCCTCAGTCTTACAGCCGCTAGCCCTATCCTTTGCCAGCTCTGCCAAAGCTCCACAGAAAGACCAAAGTATCTCTGATTTCCTGCTCTGGAAGTATCACCAGATTCCTGGTACCAGAAATTCAGACACAGCCCTCTCCTCTATATCTGGGACTGGTGTTTCTCTTCTCATCTCCAGAGAGGTCATCTTTAGGCCCAGGAGTTAGACTCAGAGCTGACCAAGCGATTTGAGCCCCGGCCATCCCCCCATCGCTGCTCCCTCCCTGGCTCCCAGCTGAACTCGCACAAGCCCCTTCTCGCTGGCTCCGGTCCAGCCGGCAGCCCTGGTGAGCCATCACTGAATCCCTGAGACAACCCTTTACTCACCTGGTTTCTCAGGGAGGGTCTCTCCCATTTCCCTGCACTCAGGGTTTCCTGGGAGAGCTGGGAGGGGCACACAGGAGGTTAGTAGGATTAGGCGGTGGGGCCTGAGAACTCAGGACCAAGGACCAGGGCCAGGATTGGATGGGACCAGCTCAGGCCTTCCCTCTGGCAGACGTTTCCTGTCCTCCCACCCCCAGTTCCCCTGCTCAGGGGCTGCTCCCGCCTGGAAAAGGGCTAGTCCAGAGGCAGAATTCAGCTCACCCATGGGGATGCCCAGAAGTGTCAGAAAGGCCACTCCATGGCATCTGTCTGAGGCTTGCTCTGCCTTTTAAAAACACCCCTgtgtctcagtctctctctctctctgtttctctgtatttACTTATCATCAGTAACTGAGGTCCTGGCTATGAACCAATTGCAAAGTGCTTTGTGAGGTGTTAGTGggattatttctctttctcagagGCTTGCAGTATCCTCTCTACTCCCCCTTCGACACCCATATGAGCCCCACCCAGCTTCAATCCCTGCCTTGACCCAGTGCCTGGGGAGTCCTCCTTCCCTAGCTAAGCGCTGCCCTCACACACCACCTCCTCCAGAATGGCAACAGCCCTGTTTGTGTGCTGTAACTGCCTACCAGGCACTGGTGTAAGAGTGTCAGCCTCTTTCATCCCCATGGCAACCCTGTGAGGTAAGTCCTATTAGTGTCCCCATTTTCCACATGAGacagctgaggcagagagaggtggAGTGACTCACTTGGGTCATATAGTTGGTATGCTGTAGAActagatttgaacccaggcagtccgGCCCCACTATGTGCACTCCATCACTACACTACACTGCTCTCCCTGAGACCTTCTCCAACTGCCTCAGCCCTTGTTGGGCTATGGAGCCTCCTCTGTACTTCTATCCTAAGCTTTTCCTGTCCTTATCATTGCTCTTATCCCATCTTATTATAATGACCCTGTCTTCCTCACAATGCTGAGAACTCCCCAAGTGCAGGGACTGGACTTCATCTTGGCATCACCCACCATGTCTCACGCATTGGCTGACACATAAGCTAGTTTGTTCAAGTCTTGTCAAATGAATGATCTaataaatgaacgaatgaataTAATACAATACGGGCCTAGATTTGAATGTCTATCTAGCCCAAAGAGAGGGATTCTGGCAATGTCTGGGGTTAGGGCCTGGGCCAAGTGGAAACTTATAACAAAAGGGACTGGGAGGAGCTACAAACCTGAAATCCGCTTTTTCCTGCAGTAGATCATGGCCACTACAGCAGCAACAATGGCCGCTACAGCAATCCCAGTGACCACAGCCACAATGATCCCCATCGGTGAAGAGCTGGGCGCTAGGGAAGACAGACATCAGGACAGGCAGTACTCTCCTTGTCCCACCTCCCCCCCATCCAATGCTATGTCCTAGTGCTTGTCACCCGAAGCTCTTCTGTGTCTGAGTCACTCATTTCTGCAGCACTCACTACATCCCCAGCCTCATCTGCACAGGGTTTCTGTGGCTGGACTTATGCCTCCTGCCTACCAAGGTTTCTCCACCAAACTAATAAAGGCACATTGGTGAGCAGGCAGGAGCAGAGGGAAGGGCTCCCCTTAGCCCTCAGGGGCAGTGGGAAGGGTAGGCCCAAAGCCTCGCATAGCTGGAGGCATCATTACTCTATGGAGCACAGCCTTGAACAGTCCATGACGTGCCAGGCTTTCTGGAGTGAATGGCTATAACATGAGCCATGAGAAGAAACAAAGCAAACCTCAGTTCTTAGGAATGCCCAGGAGCTTAGGGAACCTCTGCACCAACGAGGGAGCTCTGCTTCGCTGCCGTCCTTAGTCTGGGGCCTGCATTTCAAAGTGGAACAACAGCCTGACTACCTAGCACCTGAGGGCTCCAAGCTCTGGCCCCTACTCCTGCTCATTGGTCAATACTTAGCCAggcctccacaccactcctctttGCTCCAGTGCCCAATTTTGCGCTGTGGCCTTTCTCAGACCTCCATGTAGGCCCATGTGACCTCAGCCCTTGTCcatcccctcttctcccctccctacATCTTGGCAGACCCCCCATACCTTGGACAGTGATGGTCACAGGCTTGGATGAGTACAGCGTGTAGCCTATGTTTCCTGTGCAGTGGTAATCACCACTGTGACTGTGGTTTGCTTGTGGGATGGAGAAGTTGGGATCCGAACGGGAAAATTTCTTGGATTTTCCATTCTGGAAGAATGTGACCTTGACCAGAGGCTTGTCCTTCCAGCTGTGGCACCTCAGCACGATGGTTTCTCCCTCTTGGAACTCCAGGTGAGGGGTCTGGAGCACCAGCCACTctgaaagacacaaaaaaccccaGAGGACCCGGGAGGTCTTGGCTCAGGTCTGAGATCCAGATCTTCCTTACTGGTGGGACATGATGTGCAGAGGGAACAGCTTAGGTCTGAAATCAGACAGTCCTGGACTCTAATGCTGGCTCTGTCATTTATGAACTCTTGGGCAAATAATTTAAGtcttctgagactcagtttcctcatttgtgaaaatgAGCATGATAATGTCATGTATCTACAATAGCCCCTAGCACATAATAGGTGTTCAGGATACACTCatctcctccttctcccaggaAGGCAGCTGCAGCCTTTTCCTGCCTGACAGGCCTCTGCAGGAAGAACACAAGAGACCCTAAGATGCCATCTCTTCCATGTCGAGGCGAGAGGGAGGAATCCAGTCTGACCGAGGAGTCTGCATATGATAAGGACATATGCATTTGTGGACAGTAGAAAGTCATGAATGTGCAACAAATGTTACCTGATGAATGCTACTTAATAAATTTACTTTGGGAATGTTAATAAATGTGGAGCTTCTTTCCAGCAGGGTCTAAAGGCAGCAGTGTCACCAGTGGGTCATTCGTTTGCTGTGTACTTTTGAGGAAAATTTTCTATTCAGGTGAAGGGAGGGGACTAAGTGAAAAGCCACAAGGACAATGTTCATCACAATCTCATTGTAACTTTGCTTTACAGAGAGCCACCTTTCAATGGGAGCTTTTTGTAAGATCATCAACCTCTCcagcaaaatatttattaagctctgCCCAGTTTCAGATGCTGGAAATACAAAGGTGGATAAGACATGACTTTCATCTCAGGTTTCCCACAGGCTGgtggaagagaaaaacagagaagagcacctagcacagtgaGAACGTGGAGAAGGGGCATggagggcggggtgggggcagggaaacACTGATTCTCACCAGAAGCCTCTGAGGGAGGCGTTAGTGCCCCATGGAGCAGGTAAGGAAATGGAAACTCGAGGGTTAAATGAATTCATCATGTTGTATAGTGAGTCATTTCCAGGGCTAGGATTCGGTTGTAGTCTGTGCTTTTCAATTCTGCCATTAAAATGGAAATGGGTTTTATGCAGTAGGGATTTCATTCTGCTTCTCTCACACTTGGCTGCCCGTTTTTGGCCTTGTAACCTTCTTCTGTTCAATCAGGACTGAGGCAAAAACAACCACTGATATGTGCTGAGGCAACTCACAGCCATATCATACTTCCCAGTAAGCAGGCCACCCCCCTTTCCTGCAAACCTCTGCCTGAAAGCAGATTTCATTCGTCCTGGCCCTCCCAGGTCCACCCTGGGGCCTTCCTCCACTGACCAGAAAGCACAGTCAGATGCACAGGGTCGCTGAGGCTGGTCTGGCCAGTCTGGCACGTGTACTCCCCACTGTCATTGTTGTTGGCCTTGAACCTGTAGCTGGGCTGCGTGTGGGTGAGGATGAGATTCCCATTGTGGAACCACCGAGTGGAGTCGCTCTCAGGGCTGTGAGCCCCCCGGCATGTCAGAGTCACAGAGTCCTCCTGGAGCACGTTGATCCACTGGGGTTCGAGTTTCAGCACAGCCTTTGGGGGAGCTGCTGAGGGGCAGAGAGAAGAGGTAGCGTGAGGAAGAGGAAGCCCAAGAGCCTGAGCAGGCCCTGAATCTCAGACAAAGAAGCACTGTAGGCCTAATGGGGGCACCAAAAGCTGAGCCAGGCCCAGAATGGTTCTGCAACTGAAGGCAGTTGCTTTTGCTCATACATCCCACCACAAGGGCCCCAGGGAGCCCAGGACTCAGACAGGGcaacagggaagaaggagggagcaGGCAAGAGAAACACCCTAGAAATACATATACTTTACCAGAGATATCTTCACcagttccttctctctctccccaccaacctctccccaccaccacagacacacagacaccccATACATACATACTCTTTTGAGACTAACTTTTCTCCCCGATAAACAAAAGGCATTTGGACACTAGTGGATAAATTTCCCCTGGGGCTGGCTGAAGATAAGTGGGGGCTCTGGTGGAGATGGCAGGCATGGGAGTCGGATATCAGGTTTCCGTTCTGACCTAATGTCattctgtatactttaaaaacGAGGTCAAGATGGCCCGTCCTCACACCCAAGCATAGACGAGCCTCTCTGGCCTCAGAAGGatacagagagagggagaaaagctGGAGGGCCAGTCCTGGAGCGGTGGAGGCTGAGTGGCACAAACACAGAAGTGCCCAGCAAAGTGTAGCCAGAGGTATGCAGAGACCACTCTGTCAGGGAACAGGCCTTGGAGCTCTCAGAAACATGCACAGTCAAGGATTTAGCAACACAGGGGGACAACATATGCGGGCCATGTGGTTTTGCATGTGCCTGAATTTTATTTGGAGAGAGGAAGCCCTTGGTTTTATTTGGACAGCAGAAGGCAGTTGAGAGAGAGGTCAGAGTTCTCATTTTCTGTGACAGCTCCCCCATTTGAACACCGTGGCTGCCTGCCACTTGCCTCcatggaaggaggaaaaggaaggaggagagtgGAAGAGGGAGCAGGGGATCTTTCGGGAGCAATTACTCTTTCCTGGCCCTGACTTGGTACTGGGCTCAGTTGCTGGTGCATTTAGAGCACCTCCAGACAGGGCACTGGGAGGAGAGGAAAAGGGGATCCGAGGGAAGGAAAGGCTGTGGGTGGAGTACTTACCAGGTGTCCCAGCAACAGGAGCTGTAAGACAGAAAGCAAAGATCAGCCCACAGTGCCACAGTGGAGTGTCTGAACTGACACCTGCCCACTTTGGCCCAGAGACTGCCCAGGCCCAGAGCGCCCTTCACCTACAGCACAGCCCTCATGGCCATATCACCTGGGACTGCCTGGATGAGCTGCACTTTTAAAAGGACTGAGAACTCCCAGtaacatacaaaaatgaaataaaattatataacacCCTCTTCTACCTGTTTTGTGACATTTTCCTTTGGCTTACCCCTCTTGactgattaaaataaatatgccTCTGGAAAGAGGTCTCTGTTGGGCTTTACATATGATTTATGCATCAGTATAAATAATTTTGCCAGAGTTTATCCTGAGAGcaagatttgttcttttgttggGAGGGGGTAGAAATTGCACAGGTAATCCATGATCactacagaaaaatagaaaatacacagGAGCAAAATATTATCACCTTGGCATACATCctgttggatttttttctgtgatCACACACACACGCTGTTCACATACAGACATACATAAGTGTAAATGAGAATATACTCTAAAAATTGTTCTTTAACCTGATTTTTCACTGAGCAATGCAAGTTCTAGTAGATGAATCTGTTTCTatgttgtcattttattttagtttattttattttgttgggggacagggtctcactctgtcacccaggctggagtgcaatgac
This window contains:
- the FCGR2B gene encoding low affinity immunoglobulin gamma Fc region receptor II-b isoform X3, whose translation is MGILSFLPVLATESDWADCKSPQPWGHMLLWTAVLFLAPVAGTPAAPPKAVLKLEPQWINVLQEDSVTLTCRGAHSPESDSTRWFHNGNLILTHTQPSYRFKANNNDSGEYTCQTGQTSLSDPVHLTVLSEWLVLQTPHLEFQEGETIVLRCHSWKDKPLVKVTFFQNGKSKKFSRSDPNFSIPQANHSHSGDYHCTGNIGYTLYSSKPVTITVQAPSSSPMGIIVAVVTGIAVAAIVAAVVAMIYCRKKRISANPTNPDEADKVGAENTITYSLLMHPDALEEPDDQNRI
- the FCGR2B gene encoding low affinity immunoglobulin gamma Fc region receptor II-b isoform X1 is translated as MGILSFLPVLATESDWADCKSPQPWGHMLLWTAVLFLAPVAGTPAAPPKAVLKLEPQWINVLQEDSVTLTCRGAHSPESDSTRWFHNGNLILTHTQPSYRFKANNNDSGEYTCQTGQTSLSDPVHLTVLSEWLVLQTPHLEFQEGETIVLRCHSWKDKPLVKVTFFQNGKSKKFSRSDPNFSIPQANHSHSGDYHCTGNIGYTLYSSKPVTITVQAPSSSPMGIIVAVVTGIAVAAIVAAVVAMIYCRKKRISALPGNPECREMGETLPEKPANPTNPDEADKVGAENTITYSLLMHPDALEEPDDQNRI
- the FCGR2B gene encoding low affinity immunoglobulin gamma Fc region receptor II-b isoform X2; protein product: MGILSFLPVLATESDWADCKSPQPWGHMLLWTAVLFLAPVAGTPAPPKAVLKLEPQWINVLQEDSVTLTCRGAHSPESDSTRWFHNGNLILTHTQPSYRFKANNNDSGEYTCQTGQTSLSDPVHLTVLSEWLVLQTPHLEFQEGETIVLRCHSWKDKPLVKVTFFQNGKSKKFSRSDPNFSIPQANHSHSGDYHCTGNIGYTLYSSKPVTITVQAPSSSPMGIIVAVVTGIAVAAIVAAVVAMIYCRKKRISALPGNPECREMGETLPEKPANPTNPDEADKVGAENTITYSLLMHPDALEEPDDQNRI
- the FCGR2B gene encoding low affinity immunoglobulin gamma Fc region receptor II-b isoform X4, producing the protein MGILSFLPVLATESDWADCKSPQPWGHMLLWTAVLFLAPVAGTPAPPKAVLKLEPQWINVLQEDSVTLTCRGAHSPESDSTRWFHNGNLILTHTQPSYRFKANNNDSGEYTCQTGQTSLSDPVHLTVLSEWLVLQTPHLEFQEGETIVLRCHSWKDKPLVKVTFFQNGKSKKFSRSDPNFSIPQANHSHSGDYHCTGNIGYTLYSSKPVTITVQAPSSSPMGIIVAVVTGIAVAAIVAAVVAMIYCRKKRISANPTNPDEADKVGAENTITYSLLMHPDALEEPDDQNRI